A region from the Granulicella arctica genome encodes:
- a CDS encoding DUF4917 family protein has translation VNALRQAVLLLPLYGGDTNAQAKMNSHADALKELLVQAIAGKHPERPSDVNDVQYRACRKFLAHFVGESRNNDKDLRGCVYTLNYDLLLYWTFLHDQSLTPYPDIHGMMTVEAAEFLQHDDGFRAPDEELDAEYVTWDAEAAHKQNVHFLHGALHLFDYGSQLQKKCWQRSGGKPLIDQIRSALEKGRFPLFVSEGSSSGKIERIRHSAYLHKGLRSFRGNCDQPKPAIFIFGHSLADNDAHVLKQIEKGRCGQLFVSLYGDSSSVINQAITARAELLKSRRHPRAPLEVLFYDSSSAHVWG, from the coding sequence GTAAATGCGCTTCGGCAGGCAGTGCTCCTATTGCCACTGTACGGTGGAGATACTAATGCACAAGCGAAGATGAACAGTCATGCTGATGCTCTGAAAGAGCTGCTTGTGCAAGCGATAGCCGGGAAACACCCCGAACGCCCAAGCGACGTCAACGATGTGCAATATCGAGCCTGCCGCAAATTTTTAGCTCATTTTGTGGGAGAGTCTCGCAACAATGACAAGGATCTTCGCGGTTGTGTCTACACGTTGAACTACGATCTGCTCCTGTATTGGACTTTCCTCCATGATCAAAGTCTTACGCCTTATCCAGACATTCACGGGATGATGACTGTAGAAGCTGCAGAATTTTTACAACACGATGACGGCTTTCGCGCGCCGGATGAAGAACTTGATGCGGAGTATGTGACATGGGATGCTGAAGCGGCGCACAAGCAAAATGTTCATTTTCTGCATGGGGCTCTCCATCTCTTTGATTATGGATCTCAACTGCAAAAGAAGTGTTGGCAACGGTCCGGCGGGAAGCCGCTGATTGACCAAATCCGGTCCGCACTTGAGAAAGGTCGTTTTCCGCTATTCGTCTCGGAGGGTTCAAGCAGCGGAAAGATCGAACGCATCCGGCATTCGGCTTATCTTCATAAAGGGTTGAGAAGTTTCCGAGGCAACTGCGATCAACCCAAGCCGGCGATCTTCATCTTCGGACATTCACTTGCGGATAACGATGCTCATGTTTTGAAGCAGATCGAAAAAGGTCGGTGCGGCCAGCTCTTTGTGAGCCTATACGGCGATTCCTCAAGCGTGATCAATCAAGCCATTACAGCCAGGGCCGAACTGCTCAAATCTCGTCGGCACCCGCGGGCACCCCTCGAAGTGCTCTTTTACGATTCGTCTAGCGCTCACGTGTGGGGGTAA
- a CDS encoding dual specificity protein phosphatase family protein: MIEVYPGLFVGCQQDFEDGSFASREWAVVHACKEPHHRKALGYTGRAVDKSHPEYLIARRGNRLILNLVDVADPRWIDDSIMNAAIQFIQENLQNVRSVLVHCNQGCSRAPSIAMLYLGTYTDQLPRDSFERALAVFKEKYPLFAPAGGVYGFLKNQWAGWKSNPSNGNDL, from the coding sequence ATGATCGAGGTGTATCCAGGGCTATTCGTCGGTTGTCAACAAGACTTTGAAGATGGCAGCTTTGCCTCGAGAGAATGGGCTGTCGTTCATGCCTGTAAAGAGCCACATCACCGCAAGGCCCTTGGCTATACGGGGAGGGCAGTTGATAAGAGCCATCCCGAATACCTAATTGCCCGTCGTGGAAATCGCCTGATCCTGAACCTTGTAGATGTTGCCGATCCACGTTGGATCGACGACTCAATCATGAATGCAGCGATTCAATTCATTCAGGAGAATCTGCAAAACGTTCGCTCTGTCCTGGTGCATTGCAATCAGGGGTGTTCTCGAGCGCCGTCCATCGCCATGCTTTACTTAGGGACCTACACAGATCAACTGCCGCGTGATTCTTTTGAACGAGCATTAGCTGTTTTCAAGGAAAAGTACCCATTATTCGCACCAGCAGGTGGCGTTTATGGATTTCTAAAAAATCAGTGGGCTGGATGGAAGAGTAATCCCAGTAACGGGAACGATTTATGA
- a CDS encoding site-specific integrase: MEALNLLMVREQNAVLPLSAADRLPALFQAVPEGGRRFWEFFTVNIRNPNTRRAYFKAVEGFAAWCEERGLGDLAGVMPMHVAAYVEQLGRTHSKPTVKQHLAAIRMLFDWLVTGHIMETNPAHAVRGPKHSVRKGKTSVLSAEEMGELLAAIDTTSLLGLRDRALIALMGYTFARVGAATGMKVQDFYVQKRRGWVRLHEKGGKVTELPCHHNLDQYLEEWIAASGLGSEPEAPLFPTLRYGRLTDRTPLPQANVHMMIQRRARAAGLKTKVSAHSFRATGITTYLQNGGKLEIAQHMAGHESARTTGLYDRRSDEVALDEVERISY, encoded by the coding sequence ATGGAAGCGCTAAACCTTCTCATGGTTCGAGAGCAAAATGCAGTTTTACCGCTTTCTGCCGCTGATCGTCTGCCGGCGCTCTTCCAGGCCGTGCCCGAAGGCGGTCGGCGCTTCTGGGAGTTCTTCACCGTCAACATCCGCAACCCCAACACCCGACGCGCCTACTTCAAAGCTGTCGAGGGCTTCGCTGCCTGGTGCGAGGAGAGAGGTCTCGGGGATCTGGCCGGGGTGATGCCGATGCACGTCGCGGCCTACGTCGAGCAGCTCGGCCGCACCCACTCCAAGCCGACCGTTAAACAGCACCTCGCCGCGATCCGGATGCTCTTCGATTGGCTGGTGACCGGGCACATCATGGAGACGAATCCGGCCCACGCGGTCCGGGGACCGAAGCACAGCGTCCGCAAGGGCAAGACCTCCGTACTTTCAGCCGAGGAGATGGGGGAATTGCTCGCCGCAATCGACACCACTTCCCTGCTCGGGCTCCGCGACCGGGCCCTGATCGCCCTCATGGGATACACCTTCGCCCGAGTAGGAGCGGCCACCGGAATGAAGGTTCAAGACTTCTATGTACAGAAACGCCGTGGCTGGGTGCGGCTCCACGAGAAGGGCGGCAAGGTGACCGAGCTTCCCTGCCATCACAACCTGGATCAGTATTTAGAGGAATGGATTGCGGCGTCGGGGCTCGGCTCCGAACCCGAGGCCCCGCTCTTCCCTACCCTGCGCTATGGCCGGCTGACCGATCGCACTCCCCTGCCCCAGGCCAACGTGCACATGATGATTCAGCGACGAGCGCGAGCTGCAGGACTCAAAACCAAGGTAAGCGCCCACAGCTTCCGCGCCACCGGGATCACGACTTACCTACAGAACGGGGGTAAGCTGGAGATCGCTCAGCACATGGCCGGCCACGAGTCAGCTCGGACTACCGGGCTCTACGATCGGCGCAGCGATGAGGTCGCCCTCGATGAGGTAGAGCGGATTTCATACTGA
- a CDS encoding recombinase family protein produces MSANPACSSLAWKVRHSLPSTRVAQYVRMSTEHQQYSTENQSLAIEEYAKAHSMEIVQTYADHGKSGLNLAGRASLKSLLADVQAGSVAFEAVLVYDVSRWGRFQDADESASYEYALKCAGIRIHYCAEQFENDGSLPSALIKTLKRAMAAEYSRELSVKVFAGQCRLIELGFRQGGPAGYGLRRHLVDQDRNLKQVLRDGERKSLQTDRVVLAAGPASEVLIVQRIFKSFTQESKAERSIAESLNGEGILSNLGRPWTRESIHQILTNPKYIGCNVYNRRSFKLKLKRVKNPPEMWILKRGAFDAIVSLEMFEDALRIIEARHRSYTDEDLLARLRILLTQKGKLSCFIINEAEDMPSSSIYVSRFGSLPRAYSLIGWSSGRNYEYLQINRNIRAQYKPLVDEIVAQLKAINATVSRDETTDLLTINSEYTAALVLARCQTTQAGNQRWIVRLDNALQPDITIAARLRPGNEEVLDYYLLPSIADLGLSLRFASHNPLFLEVFRFDDLSFFMAIAKRAALEEAA; encoded by the coding sequence ATGAGCGCGAATCCCGCCTGTTCCAGTCTCGCGTGGAAAGTCAGGCATAGCTTGCCGTCTACCCGTGTCGCCCAATACGTCCGTATGTCGACGGAGCATCAGCAATATTCCACAGAAAACCAGTCTCTGGCAATCGAGGAGTACGCGAAGGCTCATTCAATGGAGATCGTGCAAACCTATGCCGATCACGGGAAGAGCGGGCTTAATTTAGCCGGCCGGGCGAGCCTGAAGAGTCTTCTAGCTGATGTTCAAGCAGGAAGCGTGGCCTTCGAGGCGGTGCTCGTCTACGACGTCAGCAGATGGGGCCGTTTTCAGGATGCAGACGAGAGCGCGTCCTATGAGTACGCCCTTAAATGCGCAGGCATTCGAATCCATTACTGTGCTGAGCAGTTTGAGAATGACGGCAGTCTGCCTTCTGCCCTAATAAAAACTTTGAAACGGGCCATGGCGGCCGAGTACAGCCGAGAGCTTTCGGTCAAGGTCTTTGCCGGACAATGTCGGCTAATTGAGCTTGGATTTCGACAGGGCGGACCTGCGGGGTACGGTTTGCGACGGCACTTGGTCGATCAGGACCGAAATTTGAAGCAGGTCCTCCGCGATGGTGAGCGAAAAAGCCTACAAACAGATCGAGTTGTTCTGGCAGCCGGACCAGCTTCCGAAGTTCTGATCGTGCAGCGTATCTTCAAGAGTTTCACTCAGGAAAGTAAAGCGGAGCGGTCGATAGCTGAAAGCTTGAACGGAGAGGGTATCTTAAGCAACTTGGGACGTCCCTGGACAAGGGAATCGATTCATCAGATTCTGACCAATCCGAAGTACATCGGCTGTAATGTTTATAATCGCCGTTCTTTCAAACTGAAGCTGAAACGGGTGAAAAATCCGCCCGAGATGTGGATCTTGAAGCGGGGCGCGTTCGACGCTATCGTCTCGCTCGAAATGTTCGAAGACGCGCTGCGCATCATCGAGGCCCGGCATCGCTCGTATACCGATGAGGATCTTCTTGCGCGGCTTCGTATCCTTTTAACCCAAAAAGGAAAGCTATCCTGCTTCATCATTAATGAAGCAGAGGACATGCCCTCCAGTTCTATTTATGTCTCCAGGTTCGGAAGTCTCCCAAGGGCATATTCGCTTATCGGGTGGAGCTCTGGTCGAAATTATGAGTACCTGCAGATAAACCGGAACATTCGTGCACAGTACAAGCCTTTAGTCGATGAGATCGTTGCGCAGCTCAAAGCGATCAATGCAACTGTCAGCAGAGACGAAACGACAGACCTGTTGACCATCAACTCTGAGTACACAGCCGCTTTGGTGCTAGCTCGGTGCCAGACGACGCAGGCGGGCAACCAGCGATGGATCGTTCGCCTGGATAACGCGCTTCAGCCAGACATCACGATTGCGGCTCGGCTGCGACCAGGAAATGAGGAAGTTTTGGACTACTACCTCTTGCCCAGCATTGCAGACCTGGGCTTATCCCTTCGTTTCGCTTCACACAATCCCCTTTTCCTTGAGGTTTTCCGGTTCGATGACCTCTCTTTCTTTATGGCGATCGCTAAACGAGCGGCACTGGAGGAGGCAGCATGA
- a CDS encoding plasmid partitioning protein RepB C-terminal domain-containing protein yields MKMEGVEEIPVDRVLVVNPRTRNRVKWLAIVASIKAVGLKRPISVSRRDAPDEHGNLYDLVYGQGRLEAHVELGQETIAAMIVDASEADRHLMSLVENIARRPSSNKAIYWEVRRLLERGYNSPTIASKLGLDRSYIHGIVRLVECGESSLIEQVESGRIPVTVAIEIANGDDANIQKAMMEGYETGEIRGPKLQAIRKLIKNRKAQREGKAILPDKPMTGAALANLYKQRVREQQRLVAKADQAREKLLIIATVVRNLFADEDLVTMLRAEKLFDMPEQLAMRIR; encoded by the coding sequence ATGAAGATGGAAGGTGTCGAAGAAATACCAGTAGATCGCGTTCTTGTGGTGAATCCCAGGACTCGAAACAGGGTGAAGTGGCTAGCGATTGTAGCGAGCATCAAGGCCGTCGGTTTGAAACGACCGATCAGCGTTTCTCGTAGAGATGCTCCGGATGAGCACGGAAACCTATATGACCTTGTCTATGGCCAGGGACGGTTGGAAGCTCACGTTGAGCTGGGGCAAGAGACGATTGCCGCAATGATCGTTGACGCTTCTGAGGCGGACCGGCACCTGATGAGCTTGGTCGAAAACATCGCGCGGCGCCCATCCTCGAACAAAGCAATTTACTGGGAAGTGCGGCGTTTGTTAGAACGCGGATACAACAGTCCCACAATCGCAAGCAAGCTGGGGCTTGATCGTAGCTATATTCACGGCATTGTCCGCTTGGTTGAGTGCGGAGAGTCTTCGTTGATCGAGCAAGTTGAGTCCGGGAGAATCCCAGTTACGGTAGCGATCGAGATTGCCAACGGTGATGATGCAAACATCCAAAAGGCAATGATGGAGGGCTACGAGACAGGCGAAATTAGAGGTCCCAAGCTCCAGGCTATCCGGAAGCTCATCAAGAATCGCAAAGCTCAGAGGGAGGGCAAAGCGATACTCCCTGATAAGCCCATGACCGGAGCTGCTCTGGCTAATCTTTATAAACAGCGGGTCCGCGAGCAGCAGCGTCTCGTTGCAAAAGCCGATCAGGCTCGGGAAAAACTCCTCATCATCGCAACAGTTGTACGCAATCTCTTTGCGGACGAAGACCTGGTGACCATGCTTCGTGCGGAAAAACTGTTTGATATGCCTGAACAGCTCGCGATGCGAATTCGTTAG
- a CDS encoding ParB/RepB/Spo0J family partition protein, with the protein MNLLPKAFEHQLVSIPLAHIVPQTEVSRETKTSAAYRQITASIKEIGLIEPLAVFPRSPTEYLLLDGNLRFEVLKETGATEAKCILSTDDEAYTYNRRINAIPPIAQHLMLLQALRNGLTEERIARSLNVDIAVIRAKRDMLNGICAEAVEMLRDHKLNAKIFSVMRKMKPLRQVEVAEHMIANSAFSYTFISALLYGTKSDCLIDAPKRREAKPGMDAATIRFSKESDSLLTDLRGLEDSFGRDALTLTVCQRYVEGLLKNPKVVRYMEKKHRESLVALQLWLEKRQLAA; encoded by the coding sequence ATGAACTTGCTTCCAAAAGCCTTTGAACATCAACTCGTCTCCATCCCTCTCGCCCACATCGTTCCACAAACGGAAGTCTCGCGCGAAACCAAGACCAGCGCAGCGTACCGGCAGATCACGGCCTCTATTAAAGAGATCGGCCTTATCGAGCCCTTAGCCGTTTTCCCAAGGTCGCCCACGGAATACCTTCTCCTTGACGGAAATCTTCGTTTTGAGGTGCTGAAGGAGACCGGCGCAACGGAAGCCAAATGCATTCTTTCAACGGATGACGAGGCTTACACCTACAACCGCAGAATCAACGCTATCCCACCCATTGCGCAGCACCTGATGCTCCTCCAGGCACTACGTAATGGGCTGACTGAAGAACGGATAGCACGATCACTGAACGTGGACATTGCGGTCATCAGGGCGAAGCGCGACATGCTGAATGGTATCTGCGCTGAGGCGGTCGAGATGCTCAGGGATCATAAGCTAAACGCCAAAATATTCTCCGTCATGCGCAAGATGAAGCCTTTACGGCAGGTCGAAGTGGCCGAACACATGATTGCAAACTCTGCCTTCAGCTACACCTTCATCAGTGCCCTTCTCTATGGAACGAAGAGTGATTGCCTGATCGACGCTCCGAAACGCCGTGAGGCAAAGCCAGGAATGGACGCTGCAACGATCCGCTTTTCCAAAGAGAGCGACTCCTTATTGACGGACCTTCGAGGCCTTGAGGATTCGTTTGGGAGAGACGCGTTGACCCTTACTGTTTGTCAAAGGTACGTGGAAGGGCTCCTTAAGAACCCGAAGGTAGTACGTTACATGGAGAAGAAGCACAGAGAATCGCTCGTAGCCCTGCAGTTATGGCTTGAAAAGCGGCAACTCGCAGCCTAA
- a CDS encoding nucleotidyltransferase domain-containing protein, translated as MRTKDAPLSDLLFGRTRGRLLATLYDKPDSIFFLRQLARHINGSAGTVQRELATLTATGLILRCDRENQVFYRANPDHPVFAELHSLLAKTTGVFHMLREALTPFTENVEFAFVYGSFARGEENSRSDIDLMVIGEITLDDLLDKTSPLEHKLSRPINPTVFAREELRAKLHKGNHFLTAIQNAPLIFLIGNENEFREIR; from the coding sequence ATGAGAACGAAAGATGCACCGCTGAGCGATCTACTTTTCGGACGAACGCGTGGTCGACTTCTCGCGACTCTGTATGACAAGCCAGATAGCATCTTCTTCCTTCGACAGTTAGCTCGCCACATCAATGGCAGCGCGGGCACCGTTCAGCGTGAGCTAGCCACGCTGACTGCTACTGGACTAATTCTTCGGTGTGACCGCGAGAATCAGGTCTTCTATCGTGCAAACCCCGACCATCCGGTCTTTGCCGAACTTCACTCCCTATTGGCGAAGACCACCGGAGTGTTTCATATGCTCCGCGAGGCGCTCACACCTTTTACCGAAAACGTTGAGTTCGCCTTCGTTTACGGCTCCTTCGCTCGTGGCGAAGAGAATTCAAGGAGCGACATCGATCTCATGGTGATCGGCGAGATTACACTAGATGATCTGCTGGACAAGACCTCACCGTTAGAGCACAAACTCAGTAGGCCGATCAATCCAACCGTATTTGCTCGGGAAGAACTCCGAGCAAAACTCCACAAGGGCAATCATTTTCTTACAGCCATCCAGAACGCTCCACTAATTTTTTTGATCGGAAACGAGAATGAGTTTAGAGAAATACGTTGA
- a CDS encoding BPTD_3080 family restriction endonuclease gives MSGVENEVNEPILNRPFYEPELFWYLREGETPQKKEGRRPSFVFEPRDQRTSWTTDGRILGPSALYTGAYELVMVNLIRERLKAWENSGYAGATRTTTELLAYWQDEGREKRLFYAQLEAAKTIIFLTEARQDLLQGISVPRDEPSADRKEAGYSGFLRYACKMATGAGKTTVMGMLTAWSILNKVASRGDKRFSDVVVAVCPNVTIRDRLTELQPERGDASIYRTRDLVPERLMPQLAQGRVLVTNWHVFEPQSVQTDGAKVEKRGVLVRTREAIRIGPKTTTARNKRYLTLEEYERQVSRGLLTVLDAQADPKTGVLKQVFVESARYVESDTALLQRVLGRDIGGKKNILVLNDEAHHAYRIAEEMPEEDDLEFGDEEDADDELLGDKKEATVWVEGLDRIQRMRGINFCVDLSATPYFVGRVGQETNKPFPWVVSDFGLIDAIESGLVKVPQLAARDNTGAEIAGYRNIWEWIMQPGRLTARERGGTRANPQPEAVLKWAQQPITMLGSLWQKEFEEWKGESREVKQGREPVYILVVKNTKLAKVIHEWIAEDKTPAGLPAARLEELRNRDGRVVTIRVDSKVVKESDGGAKGDEQRWMRFTLDTVGKTDWTRDRQGQPIYPEKFFETAEKLKRPLHPPGRDIRCIVSVGMLTEGWDCNTVTHIIGLRPFMSQLLCEQVVGRGLRRASYELGPDDRFSEEIATVLGVPFEVVPFKANTQTAPDAKVKRHHVHALPERSALQITFPRVEGYTQAIRNRIVFDWENVPPLLIDPLHIPTEIEMRGLNVTATGWPVLNGPGTASRVDLEEFRRKHRMQQLVFECAQRLTREYCAQPGATIAPHTLFPQLVPVVERYLHDHVEVLHGGDRKDAFLSPYFGWLIETLREHIRPDQAQGEAPEIPRYEENRMEGSTGDVDTWTSKDVREVTRSHVNFVIADTQQWEQAAAFILDTHARVEAFVKNAGLGFGIPYLHNGQMHDYVPDFLVRLKNVADTTIILETKGFDPLAEVKASAAARWVDAVNAEGSHGRWRYELARNVSSVGEKLTLFEQ, from the coding sequence ATGAGCGGCGTTGAGAACGAAGTCAACGAACCGATCCTGAATCGTCCCTTCTACGAGCCGGAGTTGTTCTGGTATCTGCGAGAGGGCGAGACCCCGCAGAAGAAGGAAGGGCGACGTCCTTCGTTCGTCTTTGAGCCGCGCGATCAGCGCACCTCTTGGACAACAGACGGCCGAATCCTTGGCCCGTCGGCGCTGTATACGGGCGCGTATGAGCTGGTGATGGTGAACCTGATCCGTGAGCGACTGAAAGCGTGGGAGAACTCCGGTTATGCAGGCGCTACGCGGACAACGACGGAGTTGCTGGCCTACTGGCAGGATGAGGGCAGGGAAAAGCGGCTCTTCTACGCCCAACTCGAAGCAGCCAAGACGATCATCTTCCTCACGGAGGCACGACAGGATCTCTTACAGGGAATCTCGGTCCCACGGGACGAGCCAAGTGCTGACCGAAAAGAAGCTGGTTATAGCGGGTTCCTCCGCTACGCCTGCAAGATGGCAACAGGAGCTGGAAAGACAACGGTCATGGGAATGCTTACCGCATGGAGCATCCTGAACAAGGTGGCGAGCCGTGGGGATAAGCGCTTCTCCGATGTTGTGGTGGCCGTCTGTCCGAACGTCACGATTCGTGACCGTCTAACGGAGCTACAGCCTGAACGTGGCGATGCCAGCATCTACCGGACGCGAGACCTGGTGCCGGAACGCCTGATGCCGCAGCTTGCGCAGGGCAGGGTACTGGTTACGAACTGGCACGTCTTCGAACCCCAGAGCGTGCAGACAGATGGAGCCAAAGTCGAAAAGCGTGGCGTCCTGGTGCGAACGCGCGAGGCGATACGGATTGGACCGAAGACCACGACTGCCCGCAATAAGCGATATCTAACGCTAGAAGAATACGAACGTCAGGTCTCGCGTGGGTTGTTGACGGTACTTGATGCGCAGGCAGATCCAAAAACCGGTGTCCTGAAGCAAGTGTTCGTGGAATCGGCGCGATATGTCGAGAGTGACACGGCGCTCCTGCAACGGGTATTGGGAAGAGACATCGGCGGAAAAAAGAATATTTTGGTGCTGAATGATGAGGCGCACCATGCCTATCGAATTGCCGAGGAGATGCCCGAAGAAGATGATCTTGAGTTCGGGGATGAAGAAGATGCCGACGATGAACTCCTGGGGGATAAGAAAGAGGCGACGGTCTGGGTAGAGGGGCTGGACCGTATCCAACGGATGCGAGGTATCAACTTCTGCGTCGATCTTTCGGCAACGCCTTACTTTGTTGGTCGCGTGGGACAGGAGACGAATAAACCGTTTCCGTGGGTTGTGAGCGACTTCGGTCTGATCGATGCCATTGAATCAGGCCTAGTAAAAGTGCCGCAACTTGCCGCTCGCGACAATACTGGCGCAGAGATTGCGGGCTATCGCAACATATGGGAATGGATCATGCAACCTGGTCGTCTGACGGCTCGGGAACGCGGAGGTACGCGAGCAAACCCGCAACCGGAGGCGGTGCTGAAATGGGCGCAGCAACCCATCACCATGCTTGGGAGCTTATGGCAAAAAGAATTCGAGGAATGGAAGGGTGAGAGTCGGGAAGTAAAGCAGGGCAGGGAACCGGTGTACATCCTGGTGGTAAAAAACACCAAGCTGGCAAAGGTGATCCATGAGTGGATCGCGGAGGACAAAACACCTGCTGGCTTGCCCGCGGCGCGACTGGAAGAGCTACGGAACCGCGATGGTCGGGTCGTGACGATCCGCGTGGATTCGAAGGTGGTCAAAGAGTCGGACGGCGGGGCGAAGGGTGATGAGCAGCGATGGATGCGATTCACGCTCGATACAGTTGGAAAAACAGACTGGACGCGGGATCGTCAAGGTCAGCCGATCTATCCAGAAAAATTCTTCGAGACGGCTGAGAAATTGAAACGCCCGCTACATCCCCCTGGAAGGGATATTCGATGCATCGTCAGCGTCGGAATGCTGACGGAGGGTTGGGACTGCAACACGGTAACGCACATCATCGGCTTGAGACCGTTCATGTCGCAATTGCTCTGCGAACAGGTAGTTGGCCGTGGCCTGCGACGGGCCAGCTACGAACTCGGACCAGATGACCGCTTCTCAGAAGAGATTGCGACAGTGCTGGGTGTGCCGTTCGAGGTTGTGCCCTTCAAGGCAAACACCCAAACCGCGCCTGATGCGAAGGTCAAGCGTCACCATGTTCACGCCTTACCGGAACGGTCAGCCCTCCAGATCACTTTCCCGCGAGTCGAGGGGTATACGCAAGCGATTCGAAACCGCATAGTCTTTGACTGGGAAAATGTCCCCCCGTTGCTGATCGATCCTCTTCATATTCCGACAGAAATCGAGATGCGCGGCCTTAATGTGACTGCAACCGGATGGCCAGTGCTGAATGGTCCAGGTACCGCTTCAAGGGTGGATCTGGAGGAGTTTCGCAGGAAGCACCGAATGCAGCAGCTTGTCTTTGAATGTGCCCAGAGGCTCACGCGCGAGTATTGTGCGCAGCCTGGAGCTACCATCGCGCCGCATACATTGTTTCCCCAGTTGGTTCCGGTAGTGGAACGGTATCTGCACGATCATGTTGAGGTGTTGCATGGTGGAGATAGGAAAGATGCATTCCTGTCGCCGTATTTTGGCTGGTTGATCGAAACATTACGAGAGCATATTCGTCCGGATCAGGCTCAAGGCGAAGCTCCTGAGATTCCACGCTATGAGGAGAACCGGATGGAGGGTTCGACTGGGGACGTGGATACCTGGACGAGTAAGGATGTGCGCGAAGTGACTCGAAGCCATGTAAACTTTGTCATTGCTGATACGCAGCAGTGGGAACAGGCAGCGGCCTTCATCCTCGACACTCACGCTCGGGTCGAAGCATTCGTCAAAAATGCAGGGCTTGGATTTGGCATTCCATACCTGCACAACGGTCAGATGCATGACTACGTGCCGGACTTCCTGGTGCGGCTAAAAAACGTGGCCGATACAACGATCATTTTGGAAACGAAGGGTTTCGATCCTTTGGCTGAAGTGAAGGCCAGCGCAGCCGCCCGCTGGGTAGATGCAGTGAATGCCGAGGGAAGTCATGGCCGTTGGCGATATGAGCTGGCTAGGAATGTGTCGTCTGTTGGAGAAAAGTTGACTCTCTTTGAACAATAA